A region of the Ctenopharyngodon idella isolate HZGC_01 chromosome 2, HZGC01, whole genome shotgun sequence genome:
ttcctgaataaaagtatttataaaaaaacaaatcttactgaccccatacttttgaacggtagtgtacctCATAACCATTATTCTGCTCAAGGTATATGACATTGTGACGCTACTTAACACATATGATAACAGACTAGATGAGAAGACAATCATAATTATGTTCACACTcaagcaaatgttttatgtgtgaAAGTGACATCAGTATCAATCCTAGATCATCTTTAGGTTCAAAAGGTGTATTTTTGTAAGCCATTCTGTGTGACTAAGTGGATTCATGTTTCCATAGTCTCCATTTCCCGGTGATGATGAAGAAGAGGTGTTTGACAGCATTGTGAATGACGAGGTTCGGTACCCAAGATTCCTCTCAACAGAGGCCATCTCCATTATGAGAAGGGTTGGTACCAAGGGCAGCTTTATTAGTGTGGATTTACCAAGTGTAGACAAATTTTGTAGGAGTATCAGTCTTATCAATTTCTTTCACTTTTGCACACAGTTATTAAGAAGGAATCCAGAGCGCCGACTTGGAGCTGGTGAACGCGACGCACAGGATGTGAAGAAACATCTGTTCTTCAGGGTAAGTTCTGAACCATCTGGCTACATCTACATCTTGAATCCTCCTTCCAAGaatacacccccccccccccttgattataaatattatttgtacCTTATTTTTCCAGAATATTGACTGGGACGGACTACTAGCAAAGAAAGTGAAGCCACCATTTGTACCCACAATCCAAAGTTCCAGTGACGTTAGTAACTTTGATGATGAATTTACCTCAGAGGCTCCGGTGCTGACACCACCCAGAGAACCCCGGCACTTAAACCAGGACGAGCAGGACCTGTTTGTAGACTTTGACTATATTGCAGACTGGTGTTAGCCATGTTGGCATCCCTCCCTCTACACACACAGATGCAGATAATGTGAATCAGACCATTTGCAGAtatccttattttgttttcagtgttattttaggatTACCACAATCCCTTTTCTGTTTTGACATTTCATCAGAAATGATTGGACCTAAGCAGTGATTGAGAAAAACATGAATTGATCAGTGTAGTTTTCAACTATACTGACAACCACAGCTCATGATGAGAACAGGTGATCAGGTGTCTTACTGGCACCCCCTAGTGTTGTGGAAGTCAGTATGCCACATCCACATTCATCTTGCCCACAGAATTTCATCAGTTACACTGAGAATCATGAGCcttgattttgatatttttgtatttgaagcatttaaaatgtgagtggttaaaaaaaaaaagtctgtcaaatgtcaatgttaattatttgaaagtattttaaagCCATAGACCGAGATGATAGGTATCTGATACATCTAATGAATGTACAATTTTCCATCATTACCAAAACATCTAGCCATTTTTATGCAATGGAGTCTATACTCTTCCCTACAGTACAGTATTAATGCATTATGATCctagttaaaatgaaaactgcaaATATTTACTACCATAATTACAACTgtagtcatatatatatatatatatatatatatatatgtcatagTGCTCTGAAACAGGAAATGTATCTTCTTTCATTCATTAAGTTATTTTTCTGTCAGAgaaagtcatgtttttttttgtttttttttaccagacTTAAGCTGTCAGTGGATTTACACTAGcgttcaaaagtgtggggtcagtaattaattatatatatatatatatacatacacactgaagactggagtaatggctgctgaaaattcagctttgccttcacaggaatagattacattttagaatatattcaaatagaaaactattactttaaattgtaataatatttcaacatattaccgttttactgtatttttgatcaaaggtgagcataagagactctcaaaaacatttaaattttactgacaccaaacttttgaatggtagtgtgcgTGCCTGTGATAAGCAATCACATTACCTCATTTGTTGAGTTAGCACTAGTTGTTCCCTACTGAAATTCATTTCGTAGGTTTTTGTTCACAAAAAACTCATAAATGATGGACATGAGTCATGACAGACTGGAATCCATGCTAGACACCAAATATCAACATGAATATACTAATAACTCTAGTTGTTCAAACATGCGCTAGAAGCTTCATATGTGTAATGAGCAATCCAAATGGAGGGGTAGATACTAGTTTGAGGTCTGGTGTGTTATATAGGCTACACTACATGAACACTATCAAGCTGGAAGCACTAATTTTTGTCTAAAATATCAATGTTTTATCTAAATTGTGGGAAACAATGGACTGTACAAAGGTTTTCTACCCACTACTTATATGTCTAAGCATGATGCTAAGGAAATGTTTCAATGGTACAGTTGTGAAGTTTGACTTGACAATGATGTAAATAACAGGTTTTGCTTAAACTGTCAGCCATCATGAAtgcaaaaattaaatgtttattatgtaaGTTGTGAGCCTCTTTCTGAACAATTTTTAGAGGTTGTAAATGATTTGTGACTTCAAAAATGATTCTCTGGTGTTTCATGAAAATCTTTATAATAACTGAACTGCGAATACAGgaacagaaacacaaacagaaacTCACTTCATACCGTGAAAAATTCCCtcgtgaaataaaaaaaagagggaaTAAAACCATTTGTGAGCTACACGCTTTCAAATCTCAAGGTATTTGTAAACCTGATTTGGGGATTTCCAAGATGTTCACCATGCTTTTctgaaaagcattttttattaagttacTAAATATAATGCAAACAAGCTAACAAAATAATTTCCtacaaaagaaaatgttacAGTAAGAAATATGCCTAGTTGGAACCACCAATCAAATTCCCACTTGGACATATGTacaatattatatacacacaaatgaaaGTACAGCCTGTAATCTGTGTTAAATCTTGGAATGTGTCTTCTGCACTTTGCCGAATCCTGCCGTTGTCTTTTCAAAAGGCTTGTGCCTTCAAGGCAAATTTCAAAGAGAAAAGGGCAAAAATTCTGAAAGTACAAAGAGCGGTGAGCGTGGGGCACATGGGTGTTCACAGTTGAGGCAGTTTATCCACAGGTGTGTCGAATTTGAAGTCGGGAGGAAAGAGATCGGCAGCGCGGGGGTAAATGAGACGGTAGGACTGACGGATGGTGACGTCTGCCACTCCAGCAATGTCCCCAATCTCTGCACGAGAGGAAAATAACTTCATATATCAAGGACGCCAACATAACGCTATATGTTTTTGATTATCACAATACACGAGTGGACTGTTTTCCCTTACCTTTCTGTGTCTTCTTCTCAGCAGATGCTTGAGAGGCCATGTAAATGGCTGCGGCTGCCACTGAGATTGGACTGCGCCCTGGAACCAAGTCCAGTTCCACGGCCTTCCTGGCGATGTAAGTAGCCGCCATTTGCACCTGTTTGGGCAAGCCCAAGTTGGAGCAGAAACGTGACATGAAGTCGCCGGTTGTAATGAGGTCCACACTCGTCTCAAGAGCCTTCAGGATAAGCTTGAAGCAACGGCCGATCTCCTTCTTTGAGATCCGAGACACGGCACAGATTTCTGGGGTGGAGGGAGAtatgaattattaaacaaaCTTGGATATCGAGACCTGCTTAAATATTGATAGCTAAATATCTTCATCAAGCATAGTAATTTGAGTTACTAGCTTAATCCTAAAGGTGAAGTGTTTAATTTACTGCATTACTAGCATCACCAAATGGAGTTACAAAACTAAGAGGTTTTCCAGAACACTCCCTCTGCCTTCCACTGGTTGCTTACACAAATAAACTCATACTATTGAGAGCACAACAGTGCCCATCCACTTTTTCAGAGACATTGGTTCCAGAAGTATTTTTCCcataaggatttttaaaaagtcttaagtGTTAAGCCATTAACCGATCTaaaccaaccagctacgaggtgaatcacaTTACAAAAAAGATTTGAAACAAGAAATCTCACAAAATTCAAAcgataatgaaatataaaacttgattcaaagatatatatatatatatatatatatatatacacacacacacacaaatatttagGTAGTTTGAGAGCGTAGGGGAACTGACtacatttttttgcagtttttttgcAGGGCGGGCACTACAATGTTCCTTTGTTGCAAcaattctctgattggtggagattaCTCTGCAGAATCATGTTTAATGAAGTTTTTCACCAGgtattctgctgttaaacatgattacttaaaaaaataaataagctgaaataatgcagATTGAGGACTTCGAAAAAAGCATTTACCATTGATTAACAACCTTGCAGCTCACAGTAAGGTCTGTCTTTAACAGCTTATAATTTATTGCAAAAAATCAATTCCCCtaatgagaaaataaatgggatttttacttcctGAACCCAAATGTAGCACTCTATAGGTTGAGCCAATATTGCTGTGTCGGACTGGTCACGAAGCTCAAACAAACAATGTAATGTTTTTCAGCATGACAAAGCCACAGTGTTAACTCTTTTCAGCATAATTAACCTACAAATGGCTCACTTATAGTTGTATTTGCATATTACGATGGGATAAGAGGAAGTGTAAATGTACTTAACATGATGTCAGGTCAAATGCTCAGTAGATACAGTGCAGTCTAGTCTATGAATCACCAACATcatagaaaaaaatatgcagGTTTTACCTTTAAATGTTCTAGGGACGCCCTCCTGTCTGCACGCTATGTAAAGGCAGGCCGAAGCAATCGCATCATTACTTCTGCCTTTCAGACTCTTCTGTTCGTAAACCTGTTTGAACAAGTTGTTTGTTCGGTCCTGTAACAGAGGAAACCATTTTTAAACAGAggcacttcactgatgctgctTCTGAAATCAAACACTTCCCTACaatatagtatgtgaaaaacagtgaggccacaggagaggattaatgaatggcagtgaagcgactcaactgacgctggtaggtcatctgacagtaacaacatggcggatgtagtatgtctgaattgtattcatactacccatattcatactatatgaAGTGTAGGTTTTTTTAACGGTCATGGAGTAAATTCAAACTTAAACGTAGTACCTACTTAGTACGTGAATTAGACACGGAGTGAGAGTTAAAGTCATATTTACAAGTGCGAAACTCAGAATTATAGATGATACACGAGTTGCTGCCGTCGTAAGGAGCGTATCAATGTGAAACATGGTGGAAACACggatttatatctaaaataatgCATCTATATATAAAGATCAGTGAGCAGAAAGCAAGTCTATAGTAAatagaaatgaataattttgctaattattttaaatgtactttctgtatttcaataattttaatGATGTGATGTACATAGCAGAATATAGACAACAAGTGTGAAGTTAATCACTCAACTTtcaagttttgttttattaaaaaaaaaaaaaaacaaagatt
Encoded here:
- the LOC127498261 gene encoding transcription initiation factor IIB, producing MASTSRGDSLPKVQCPNHPDAQLVEDYRAGDMICPECGLVVGDRVIDVGSEWRTFTNEKATKDPSRVGDAQNPLLNGGDLTTMISKGTGAASFDEFGNSKYQNRRTMSSSDRAMLNAFKEISTMADRINLPRNIIDRTNNLFKQVYEQKSLKGRSNDAIASACLYIACRQEGVPRTFKEICAVSRISKKEIGRCFKLILKALETSVDLITTGDFMSRFCSNLGLPKQVQMAATYIARKAVELDLVPGRSPISVAAAAIYMASQASAEKKTQKEIGDIAGVADVTIRQSYRLIYPRAADLFPPDFKFDTPVDKLPQL